CGCGTACGTTCTGCCAGCGGTGCCACTCTCCGTCGGCCTCCTCCAGCACACCGGCGATGATCGGCACGGCCTCGTCCGCGCTTCCCGTGAGCCGCCACAGCGCGCGGGCGATCTCCGTGTCGCTGTCGAGGTCGGGGTTCGTACGTCCCGCTTCTGAGGAGTCCGTCGTCCCGCGGGCGGTGTCGCTCAGCGCGGCACGCAGGTGCGGCAGCAGCGAGGCCGCTGTCTCCGAACCACCCAGCTCCCCGGCGAGTTTCGCCGCCTCGGTCATGTCCCGGCCGCCCGAGGCCAGCGCCTCGACGACGGCCGACAGCACCGCCCCGCTGTCTCCGGCGATGTCGCCCGCGTCGTCCGTACCGCCCGAGAGCCGGTGCAGTGCCGAGCCGATGTCGACCGGGTTCTGCCCGGTGAGGTCCGCGTCGCGCAGCGCCGCGACCGCGCGGGCCCGTTCCTCCGGTGGGCAGACGGCGGGCAGGGTGCGCAGGACGACGAAGGGGTAGCGGTCCAGTGCGGCCAGCAGGTCGGGCACGGCCGCCGCCGCGCGGTGCCCCCAGCCGGCCAGGAGCAGGCCGAGATGGATCGACCCGTTCCAGTCGATGTCGTCCTCCGCGAGCCGGGCCCGGGCGGCGTCCAGCAGTTCCGGTGTGTACGGGAACGGGTCGGGGTCCCCCGCGCGGGCGTCCCCGGCCCTCGACCACGGGCTCAGTTTGGCCGCGGCGTCGAGCGCCCTCGGCCGCCGGGCCAGGTCCGCGGCCAGCAGCGGGGCCGCCTGCTCCGGAGCGGTCGTGACCAGCGCCGCCAGCGCGCGGTCGGCCAGCCCGCCCCCTTCGGTGGCGATGGCCGCGAGCGCGGGCACGGCGGGCGTGGCCCAGCGACCGAGCTGGTGGACGACCGAGAGGGCGGCGCTCGCCGACGACGGATCGTCGAGCAGCACCGTCAACGGCCCGGCGAGGCGCGCCGTCGCGGCGCGGGAGACCTCGCAGGCGTGCTCGGCCGCCGAGACCGCCTCGCCGCGCGCGTCGGCGTCCGTGTGCCGCAGCCCGGCCTCGATCAACGTGAACGCGGCCTCCCGCGCTTCGTCCGTGTCCCGCTCCAGCAGCCCCTCGACCACGTACCGGAACGGCTCGGTCTGCTCCTGGTCGAACCGGCCCGCGACCAGTGGACCGACCGGCAGCAGGGCGACGAACGCGTCGTGATGGACCGGGGTCCACGGCAGGTCCGCGTCCACGCAGGCCAGCACCGCGGCCAGCCGCACCGGCGCGGCCGGCTCCCCGTGCCCGCCGCCGTCCCCGGGCGCCTCGCCCAGCACGGTCTTCTCGAACTCCTCCGCGGCCGCCGGATCGAGCCACGCCGTCCCCGCGAGCACCTCCGCCCGGACCAGCGGGTCCAACTCGCTCTCCCAGCAGCGCCGCAGCGCCGGAAGCACCTGCTCCGCCGCGCCCGTCCTGGCGGCCGCCCAGACCGCCGTCTGCCGGACGGCGGTGTCGTTCGCCTCGATCAGCGGCAGTATCAGGGGCAGTTGGGCGGTCACGGCCACCCGGCAGCACACACCTGGTGTGTCACTCCGCTCGTCCTCGCTCTCCGCGATGCAGCCGAGCAGCACGAGCATGTCGGCAGGTCTGATCCCCGCCGCCGCCAGCCGGGCGGGATACGGCACGGCGTACGCCGTGGCCTCGTACACCGACCCCTGGTGAACGATGTTTCCGTAGAGCTCGTACAGCGCCTCTTCCGCCTCCTCGGCGTCGTCGCTCGCCAACGCCCTCAGTTGGCCCGGGACATCGTCGGCGCTTCCGTAGGCGTGCTCCCACTCCGCCCATGGCTGCGCGTCGAGGTCGGCGAAAATCTGTGCGAGATCCATGGCGAGAATCCTGGCACGAGCCTCTGACAACGCGGTCCGCGCGCTCCACATGATCCGTCGGGCTCGCCGCACGTGGACCGCCTGTACGTCCGCGCCGCCGGGGCTGTTGACTGGGAGGCGTGACCGGGGCCGGGACGTGCCGGACCGCGGGCCATGAGGAAAGGCCGCTCCATGCCGTACGCGCTCCGCCGCCCGCTGCTCGTGCCGCTGCTCGCAGTGCTGTTGGCGCTCGCCGCGCTGTGCACGGCGTGCACCGCCTCCGCGCGGGAGGACGCGCCCACGGCACTGGACGCCCCGGCGAAGAAGGAGATCGCGATGAAGCTGGTCTCCAGCGCCGAGAACTCCTCGCTCGCCTGGAGGGCCCAGTACCGCTACATCGAGGACATCGGCGACGGCCGCGGCTACACCGCCGGCATCGTCGGCTTCTGCACCGGCTGCGGCGATCTGCTCAAGGTGGTCGAGCGTTACGCGGCGGCCCGGCCGGACGGCAACGTACTCGAACCGTTCCTCCCGGCGCTCCGCGCGGTCCGGGGCGGCGACTCGCACGACGGGCTCGGAGCCGCGTTCACCACCGCCTGGCAGCGGGCGGCCGACGACGATCCGGTGTTCAGGAAGACGCAGAACGACGAACGCGACCGGATCTACTTCGACCCCGCCGTGGACGCGGCGAAGGCCGACGGACTGGGCGCGCTGGGGCAGTTCGTCTACTACGACGCCTACGTGATGCACGGATTCGGCGACGCGCGCGGTTCGGTCGGCTTCCGTACGATCCGCGAACAGGTCCTGAAGAAGGCCGGGTCACCGGCGAAGGGCGGCGACGAGACCGCGTATCTGAACGCCTTCCTCGACGCGCGGGTCGCCGCCATGGGCCGCGAGCCGTCGCACTCGGACACCAGCCGCGTCGAGACGGCGCAGCGCGTCTTCCTGGACGCGGGCAATCTGGACCTGGACCCGCCGCTCAAGTGGAAGGTGTACGGGGACAGTTACCGCATCGACGGCAGCTGATACGGAGTGCGGCCACTCCCTCGTCACCCGATCAGGGTCTCTTTCGGCCGCACCACGCAGAACTCGTTCCCCTCCGGGTCCGCCAGCACCGTCCACGACTCCTCGCCGCTCTGGCCCACGTCGACCCGGCGCGCGCCGAGCGCGATCAGCCGGTCGATCTCGGCCTCGCGGTCCTCCGCGCCCGTCGTCAGGTCGAGATGGAGGCGGTTCTTGACGGTCTTGCGCTCCGTCGCGGGCACCGGCATGAAGCACATGCCGACCGGCGCGGACTCGTCGGGCCCGATGACCACTTCCCGTTCGCGCTCTGAGAGCACCCGCCAGCGCAGCGCCGCAGCCCAGAAGCGGGCGAGGCCGGGCAGATCGTGCGTGTCGACGACGATGTGGTGCAGGGTCACGGGCATTGGGGCAGTATGCGCCCGGCCCGTTCCCCCGCGCATCATCGATTTCTTTGACGCGTCATGGGTGCCGCCACCCCTCAACCTTCGGTAGGAAAGCTTCCTAACTGAAACCGAACCGATCGGCTTCGATCAACTCCCCCCATGGAGGTCCGGTGCCAACCCCCCACGCGCGCACCCGCACATTCGGACTCGTTCCCCGTGTCCTGCTCGGCCTCGTCCTCGTCGCCGGACCCGTCACGGCCGTCGCGCACGCGGCGCCCGGCGCGGACCGGGCGGGCGCCACGGCGGCCGTCGTGGCCGCCCCCGGTCTGGACGACCCGGCGAAGAAAGAGATCGCGATGCAACTGGTCTCCAGCGCCGAGAACTCCTCGCTCGACTGGCAGGGCCAGTACGGCTACGTCGAGGACATCGGCGACGGCCGCGGCTACACCGCCGGCATCATCGGCTTCTGCTCGGGCACCGGCGACATGCTGGATCTGGTCGAGCTCTACACCGAGCGCGAGCCGGACAACCCCCTCGCCTCCTACCTTCCCGCGCTGCGTGCGGTCGACGGCACGGACTCGCACGAAGGGCTCGACCCCGGCTACCCCGACGCGTGGCGCGAGGCGGCGGCGGATCCGGCGTTCCGCACCGCGCAGAACGACGAGCGCGACCGCGTCTACTTCAACCCGGCCGTCAGCCGTGGCAAGGAGGACGGCGTCGGAACGCTCGGGCAGTTCATCTACTACGACGCCATCGTGATGCACGGTGACGGGAACTCCGACACCAGCTTCAGCGGAATCCGCGAGCGCGCGCTGAACCAGGCCCGGCCGCCGTCGGAGGGCGGCGACGAGACCGCGTATCTGAACGCCTTCCTCGACGCCCGGGTCTGGGCGATGAAGCAGGAGGAGGCACACGAGGACACCAGCCGGGTGGACACCGCGCAGCGGGTGTTCCTCGACGCGGGCAATCTGAACCTGGACCCGCCGCTCGACTGGAAGGTGTACGGGGAGGACTTCCACATCGGCTGACCGCTCCCCCGCATCAACGTCGGTGTGGGTGGCGGCCCTGCGCCCGGCCGCCACCCACTCCCACGCCACGCCCGGCGGTGCTCAGTGCGGCGCCGCGGGGGCCGGTGACCGGTCGGCCTCGGAGCGAGAAGCAGCTTCCGCCTCCGACGTGCCCGAACTCCCCTTCCCGCCCCAGTGGTTGAAGGCCAGGTTCAGCACGATCGCCACCACACACCCCGTACTGATCCCGGAGTCGAGCACCACCAGCAGGTCCTTCGGGAACGCGTGGTAGAACTCCGGCGCCGCGATCGGTATCAGCCCGATACCGACCGAGGCGGCGACTATCAGCGCGTTCTCGCCCTTCTCCAGCGCGGCGGTCGCCAGCGTCTGGATGCCGCTGGCCGCGACCGATCCGAAGAGCACGATGCCGGCGCCGCCGAGGACCGGCAGCGGTACGAGCGCGATCACCGAGGCCAGCACCGGGCACAGGCCGAGCAGGACGAGGATGCCGCCGCCGGCCGCGACGACGAAGCGGCTGCGGACCTTGGTCATGGCGACAAGACCGATGTTCTGCGCGAAGGCGCTGCACATGAAGCCGTTGAACAGCGGGCTGATGGCGCTGCCCAGCGTGTCCGCGCGCAGTCCGCCCTCGATGACGCGCTCGTCCGCCGGCCGGTCCACGATCCTGCCGAGCGCCAGCATGTCGGCCGTGGACTCCGTCATACAGACGAGCATCACGATGCACATGGAGATGATCGCGGCGATCTCGAACTGCGGTGCGCCGAAGTGGAACGGCGTCGGGAAGCCGACGAGACCGGCGTCCTTGATCGCGTCGAAGTCGGTCATGTCCATCGGGACCGCAGCGACGGTGCCGACGACCAGCCCCAGCAGGATGGCGATCTGCTGGAGGAAGCCGCGCAGCACCTTCCGCAGGACGAGCACGATCAGCAGGGTGAGACCGGCCATGCCGATGTTCTTCATGGAGCCGTAGCCGTCGGCCGTGGGATCGCCGCCCTGGGACCAGTTGAAGGCCACCGGGAGCAGGGAGACACCGATCAGGGTGATGACGGTGCCGGTGACAACAGGCGGGAAGAACCGCACGAGTTTGGAGAAGTACGGCGTGAGGACGAACCCGAGCACGCTGGCGACGATGATCGCGCCGAAGATGACGGTGATGCCCTCCGCACCGCGTTCGCGGCCGATCGCGACCATCGGCGTGACGCCCGCGAAGGAGACGCCGTTGACGAAAGGCAGCCGCGCGCCGACCTTCCAGAAGCCGATGGTCTGGAGCAGGGTGGCTATGCCGGCGGTGAAGAGGCTGGCGCCCATCAGGAAGGCGGTGTCACGGGCGTTCAGGCCGACGGCGGGCCCGACGATCATCGGCGGCGCCACGACGCCCGCGTACATGGCGGCCACGTGCTGAAGTCCGCTGGTGAACATCTTGAAGGGCGGCAGGGTCCGGTCGACCGGGTGCTTGGGGTCCTGCCCGGGTATCTCGTCGGGGGCGGGTACGTCTTTGCTGAGCCTGGGCTCGGCTGCCACGGGTGTTCCTCCGGTCGGTTACGCGTCGGCGGCGACGCGGGTGTCAGGGAGGTGCGGATGTCAGAGGGGAGTGCGAGTGTCCGGGGGGTGCGGGAGATCGGTTACGTACACGAGTCACCGTCCCGGGCGGTGGCGCACCGCAGTGCGGTACGGCCACCACCCGGACGCGGCTGCCAGGAACCCCGCTCGGGTCCCGTGGCCGCCGGTCGAGGGCCGTCCCCCTCGACCGGACTCCTGAGAAGGTCCGCGGCCGGACCGGTCGGGTCCATGGGCACGCGAGACCTGTGAAGTTGGTCGGCCCGTCGTCGCGACCGGGCCCGTATCGACCGGGCGTGGTGACCCGGTGTCAGTCCGCCGCCGCGATCCGCGCCAGACGCAGCGCCTCGGCCCGCGTGGAGCGGGCGACGGCGTCCTCGTCCACCGTGGTCAGGTGGTTGTCCTCGACGACGGTCCTGCCGTTGACGAGGGAGAGCGTGACGGGCGCGGCGGCGCCGAGAACGAGGGCGATCACCGGGTCGGCGATCGACGAGTGGGCCAGGGTGTCCAGCTTCCACAGCACCAGGTCGGCGAGTTTCCCGGTCTCGACCGAGCCGATCTGGTCGGCGCGGCCCAGGACTTGGGCGCCACCGTGCGTACCGAGCCGCAGCGCCTGACGGGCGGTCAGGGCGGACTCGCGGTGGGCGCCGAGGCGGTTGATGAGCAGCGCGTTGCGCAACTCGGTGTGCAGTTCGCCCGATTCGTTGGACGCGGTGCCGTCCACGCCGAGGCCGACGGGAACGCCGGCCCTGAGCATGTCGGGGACGCGTGCGATACCGGCCGCGAGGCGGGCGTTGGAGGACGGGCAGTGTGCGACGCCCGTGCCGGTGCGGCCGAAGGCGGCGATGTCCGAGTCGTTCATATGGACGCAGTGGGCCATCCATACGTCGGAGCCGAGCCAGCCCGTCGACTCGAAGTAGTCGGTGGGACCCATCCCGAACAGTTCCTTGCAGAACTGCTCCTCCTCGACCGTCTCGCTGCCGTGGGTGTGCAGCCGTACGCCCTTGCGGCGCGCCAACTCCGCTCCCTGTCGCATGAGTTCGGTGGATACGGAGAACGGTGAGCACGGCGCGACGGCGATCTGGGTCATCGCGCCGAACGACGCGTCGTGGTACTTGTCGACGGTCGCCTCGGTGGCGGCGAGCGCGCCCTCCAGCGACTCGACGGCGAAGTCCGGCGGCAGGCCGCCGTCCGACTGCCCGCGGTCCATGGAGCCGCGGGCGAGGGTGAACCGTACGCCCGTCTCCGAGGCGGCCCCGATGATGGCGCCGGACAGATCGCCGGCGCCGCGCGGGTACACGTAGTGGTGGTCCATCGCGGTGGTGACCCCGCCGCGCGCCATCATCGCGAGTGAGCCCTGGGCCGCGGCGCGTGCCATGGGTTCGTCGATGCGTGCCCAGGTCGGGTAGAGCGCCACCAGCCAGTCGAACAGGTTGTGGTCGGTGGCCAGTCCGCGGGTGATCCACTGGTAGAAGTGGTGGTGGGTGTTGACCAGGCCGGGGGTGAGTAGATGGCCGGTGCCGTCGACCCGCCGTACGACGTTCTCCAGCCCGGCGGGGGCGCGGCCGGCGCCCACGGATTCGATGAGGTTGTCCGCGACGACGACGTGCCCGGAGGCGTACTCGGTGTCGTTCGCGTCCACTGTCGCGATGGCACAGTTCTCGATGACGATGCGCGAAGCCGCCATGGCGGGTCCTCGTTCTTCCCATGTGGGGTGGACGGATCCGGGGGTCGAGCGGGGTGACGACCGGGTCCGCGGTGGTGTCGGTGCGCAGATGCCCCCGCTCCTCCCCCATATCGCCCTCTTCTTCGGGGACTTGACGCCGGCGCGCGCGTCGGGGGTACGGCTGGGCGGTGCTACAGGTTGGTCATGTCGAGCGGGATCCGCGGTTCGACGCCGTCGCGCAGCACGGTGGCCTCGATGAGGCCGTACGGGCGGTCGGCGGCGAAGTAGACGGCTCCGTCGGGGGTCTCGTTCTTCACGCCGAACGGTTCGAGGTCCACCAGGAAGTGGTGGTTGTTGGGCAGCGAGAAGCGGATCTCGTCGATCTCGCCGCGGCTTTCGATGATCCGCGAGCCCATCTGGTAGAGCGTCTGCTGGAGCGAGAGGGAGTAGGTCTGCGCGAAGGCGTGGAGGAGGTGCGTGCGCGCCTGCTCGTAGGAGTTCTCCCAGTCGGGCATCGGCGCGGTGTCGTCGGTCCAGTTGTAGCGCCACCTCGCGGAGACGTCGGTGGCGAGTATGCGGTCGTACGCCTCGCGGAGCGTTGTGTACTCGTCCTTGACGTAGCCCCAGAACTCGGAGTTGGTCGAGTTCAGCACCGTCAGGTCCTTGAGGCCGGAGATGATCTCCCACTTCCCGCCGTCGAAGGTGATCTGCGAGACGCGGGTCTCCTGGCCCTTGCGTACGAAGGAGTGCTTGGTCTCTTCGGCGCCGACCGGCCCGGAGTCGGCGTCCGGGGCCGCGATGCGCTCCCAGGCGTACTCCTCGATCCGGATCCGCGCCCGGTGTATCGGCTCCTGGCTGGTGACGAAGTGCCGGGCGAGATGGATGCCGAACTGCTCGGCGGACTCGATGCCGTGCTCCTTGGCGAACGCGTACACCGTGTTCTTGGTGGTGTCGGTCGGCAGGACGTTGGCGTTGGAGCCGGAGTAGTGGACCTCCTCCATGTCGCCGGAGAGGGCGACGGAGACGTTCAGGTCCTTGATGTGGTGGGTGTCGCCGTCGCGCACGATCTTGACGACGCGGTTCTCCGCTTTGCCGTACTGGTTCTGGCCGAGAATGGTCGGCATCTGCTAGCTCCCTCGGTATACGGAGTAGCCGAACGGGTTGAGCAGCAGCGGTACGTGATAGTGCTCGCCGGGCGTGACGGCGAACGTGATCGCCACTTCCGGAAAGAACGCACCGCTGTCCCGTGGCGCGGGGGCGTCCTGCTGTGCCTCGGCTTGCTTCTGGCTGTGACTGTGGCTGTGGTTCTGGGTGTGGAAGTACGCCTCGGTCTCGAAGTCGAGACGTACGTGGGTGGTTCCTTCCGGCAGCGCCGGCAGGTCCCTGCACCGCCCGTCCGTGTCGGTCGCCGACCGGCCCAGCACCACCCACTGCTCCCGGGCGCCGCCGCGGGCGGAGAGCGAGACGGCGACGGAGGCGGCCGGGCGTCCGACGCTGGTGTCCAGGATGTGCGTGGACACCGATGCGGTGGATTCCGTGCTCACGGGTTCACTCCCCTGTTTCTGCTGCTTCTACGAGGCGGGTCAGCCGGATACGGTTGATCTTGCCCAGTTCGGCGCGGACGACGGCCCGTTCCTGTTCGGGCGAGTTGCCGATCCGCGTGCGGACCGCGTCGCGCATCTGCTCACCGGTCCTCCCGGTGGCGCAGATCAGGAAGACGTGGCCGAATCTGTCCTGGTAGGCCAGATTCAGTTCGAGCAGCTCCGCCCTGAGTTCGCCGGACGCCCCGGCCATGCCCCGCTGTTCGCGGGCGGAGACCGGGTCACCGGGCTTCGGGCGGCCGATGGGCGGGTGGGCCGCCATCGCCTGCGCGAGATCGTCGGCGGTCAGTTCGGCCGTCGCGGTGTCACTGGCGGTGAAGAGGGCGTCGGCGGTGGCGTACGGCCGGTGGGCGAGCAGTGCGCTCCCCCATGCCGTACTGGCGCACACCTCGTGCAGTGCGGTCAGCGCCGCGCTGTCGGAGGATGTGTTGAACCGGGTGAGGCCCGGCGGCGGGTCGGTCGTCACGGGAGCCTCCGTGGCTGTGCTTGACGGGCTGCGGGACAGCTAACGCCTTCACGAACATCACGTCAACACTTTGTTGAATTTTTTGTCCGGCGGGCCACCGCGGCCCCGCGGCCGGGCCCCGTCAGCCCGTCTCGGACCGGTTCAGATAGTTGTAGACGGTGAACCGGCTGACCCCGAGAGCACTCGCGACGGTCTCCACACCGTGCCGTACGGAGAAGGCCCCGCGCGCCTCCAGCGACCGCACCACCGACTGTTTGGCCTTGCGGTCCAGCTCCGACAGGGGCATGCCGTGCCGACGCTCCAGTGCGACGAGGATGTGGTCGAGCGATTCGGAGAGCTGCGGCAGGCGTACGGCGACGATCTCCCGCCCCTCCCAGCTCAGCACGACGTCGTCCGGCTCGGCCAGGCCGGGCGGCACCGTCTCGGCCCCCATGGCGTCGACGAGCGGCTTCACCGCCGCGAGAAGCGGGTGGTCGGACGGTTCGGTCACCGCCCGTCCTCCGCGATCACGTTCACCTGGAGCGAGACGCGGGTGGCGCCGGCTTCCAGGGAGCGGCGGAGCAGGGCGTCGACGGCCGAGATGACGGCGTCGGCGCCGCCTTCGGCGGTGTTGCCGAAGGGCCCGACGTCCACGGCGTCCAGTTCGGCCGCCTGGATGACCTCACGGGCCACCACCGCATGGCCGGGGGCCTCGTCCAGGTCGAACGGCTCGGTCGTGAATTCCACTCTCAGTCGCACGCGCACAACCTACTGCGCGAGGGGCCGAATCAGGGCCGCCCTCTTGACAGCCCTCCCGAATCCCAGGCAATCTTCCATTAAGCAGAAACTAACTTCCGCAATACGGAAGGAGTGCAGAACCCCTCATGGCTCCCTTCACGAACGAGGCCGGCTCCGAGCAGCGCTTCGATGTGAACCTGTCGATCCTCTTCACCGAACTCCCGCTCCTGGAGCGCCCCGCGGCAGCCGCCGCGGCGGGCTTCACCGCGGTGGAGCTGTGGTGGCCCTGGATCGAGACCCCCACCCCGCCGCGGGCCGAGCTGGACGCCCTGAAGAAGGCCCTGGACGACGCGGGCACCCGGCTCGTGGGACTCAACTTCTACGCCGGTCGGCTGCCCGGCCCCGACCGCGGGGCGCTGTCGCTGCCCGGCGAGGAGTCGGACCGCTTCCGCGCGAACATCGACGTGGCGGCCGACTTCGCCGCGTCGGTCGGCTGCAAGGCGCTCAACGCGCTGTACGGGAACCGCATCGACGGGGTCGACACGGAGACGCAGGACGCGCTCGCCCTGGAGAATCTGGTCCTCGCCGCCCGCGCGGCCGGCCGGATCGGGGCGACCCTGCTGATCGAGGCGCTCAACAGGCCGGAGTCCCCGCACTATCCGCTGGTGAGCGCCGAGGCCGCGATCGGTGTCGTGGACCGGGTCAACGAGGCCACGGGCCTGGGCAACGCGGCGTTCCTCCTGGACATCTACCACCTGTCGATGAACGGTCTGGACGCCGAGGCGCTGACCGAGGTCATCGACACGTACGCCGACAGGACCGGTCACGTACAGATCGCCGACAACCCCGGCCGGGGCGCGCCCGGCACCGGCACACTGCCGCTCCAGGACCTGCTCGACCGGCTCCGCAAGGCCGGTTACGAGGGGTGGGTCGGCCTGGAGTACAAGCCCGGCGACCGCCCGAGCGCGGAGTCCTTCGAGTGGCTTCCGCCCGACGCGCGGTCGGCGCGCCAGGGCTAGGCCCACGCCCCCACCCGCCGCGGGCACCACGCGGAGACGACGCAAACACGTATGCGAGAGAGGCACCCCCGATGAGCACTCTTCCCAAGGTGGCCTGGATCGGCCTCGGCATCATGGGGTCCCCCATGGCCGAGAATCTGATCAAGGCCGGATACTCCGTCACCGGCTTCACGCTGGAGCGGGAGAAGCTGGACCGGCTCGCGGCCAACGGTGGCACCGTGGCGCCGTCGATCGCCGAGGCCGTCGAGGGCGCCGATGTCATCGTCACGATGGTGCCCGCGTCCCCCCAGGTCGAGGCGATCGCCTACGGCGAGGACGGCATCCTGGAGAACGCCAGGAAGGGCGCCCTCCTGATCGACATGTCGTCGATCACCCCGCAGACGTCGATCGATCTCGCCGAGGCGGCCCGGGAGAAGGGCGTGCGCGTCCTCGACGCGCCGGTGTCCGGCGGCGAGGCGGGGGCCGTCGAGGCGGTTCTCTCCATCATGGTCGGCGGCGAGCAGGCCGACTTCGACCAGGCCAGGCCCCTCTTCGAGGCGCTGGGCAGGACCATCGTCCTGTGCGGTCCGCACGGCGCCGGCCAGACGGTGAAGGCGGCCAACCAGCTGATCGTCGCCGTCAACATCCAGGCGTGCGCCGAGGCCGTGGTCTTCCTGGAGAAGTCGGGTGTGGACCTGGGCGCGGCGCTGGACGTGCTGAACGGCGGTCTGGCCGGCTCGACCGTCCTGACCCGTAAGAAGGACAACTTCATCAACCGCGACTTCGCGCCGGGCTTCCGGATCGATCTGCACCACAAGGACATGGGCATCGTCACCGACGCCGCCCGCAATGTCGGTGCCGCGCTGCCGGTCGGCGCGGTCGTCGCGCAGTTGGTGGCCTCCCTGCGCGCACAGGGCGACGGCGGTCTCGACCACTCGGCGCTGCTGCGCGCCGTCGAGCGGCTGTCCGGCCGGCAGGTCTGACCGGACCTCGGCTCACCGAACTCCGGGTTGTGGCGGCGCTGACAACTGTCCTGTCGCGCCCAGGCGCCGCCGCAGCCCGGGAACCACCCGCGCGCCCCGGAGCGAGGACCGGCCTCCGGCGGCGAGCGGCCAACTGCCGTCCCTTTCAACGGCCCTCGTGAGGGGTGGCCGGCG
This window of the Streptomyces niveus genome carries:
- a CDS encoding HEAT repeat domain-containing protein, which encodes MDLAQIFADLDAQPWAEWEHAYGSADDVPGQLRALASDDAEEAEEALYELYGNIVHQGSVYEATAYAVPYPARLAAAGIRPADMLVLLGCIAESEDERSDTPGVCCRVAVTAQLPLILPLIEANDTAVRQTAVWAAARTGAAEQVLPALRRCWESELDPLVRAEVLAGTAWLDPAAAEEFEKTVLGEAPGDGGGHGEPAAPVRLAAVLACVDADLPWTPVHHDAFVALLPVGPLVAGRFDQEQTEPFRYVVEGLLERDTDEAREAAFTLIEAGLRHTDADARGEAVSAAEHACEVSRAATARLAGPLTVLLDDPSSASAALSVVHQLGRWATPAVPALAAIATEGGGLADRALAALVTTAPEQAAPLLAADLARRPRALDAAAKLSPWSRAGDARAGDPDPFPYTPELLDAARARLAEDDIDWNGSIHLGLLLAGWGHRAAAAVPDLLAALDRYPFVVLRTLPAVCPPEERARAVAALRDADLTGQNPVDIGSALHRLSGGTDDAGDIAGDSGAVLSAVVEALASGGRDMTEAAKLAGELGGSETAASLLPHLRAALSDTARGTTDSSEAGRTNPDLDSDTEIARALWRLTGSADEAVPIIAGVLEEADGEWHRWQNVRAARAAAALGERGRPLAPLLERKLAHRDHAAAAALALLAVDPAGQDHVRLADAALTSAETDADPLTALDVLRAVGTDNLTDDQHRRLTRLAERDAHVFIPGFPHAPSSADARFRQEARALLRPDPRSGPTLPA
- a CDS encoding chitosanase, whose product is MPYALRRPLLVPLLAVLLALAALCTACTASAREDAPTALDAPAKKEIAMKLVSSAENSSLAWRAQYRYIEDIGDGRGYTAGIVGFCTGCGDLLKVVERYAAARPDGNVLEPFLPALRAVRGGDSHDGLGAAFTTAWQRAADDDPVFRKTQNDERDRIYFDPAVDAAKADGLGALGQFVYYDAYVMHGFGDARGSVGFRTIREQVLKKAGSPAKGGDETAYLNAFLDARVAAMGREPSHSDTSRVETAQRVFLDAGNLDLDPPLKWKVYGDSYRIDGS
- a CDS encoding VOC family protein, whose protein sequence is MPVTLHHIVVDTHDLPGLARFWAAALRWRVLSEREREVVIGPDESAPVGMCFMPVPATERKTVKNRLHLDLTTGAEDREAEIDRLIALGARRVDVGQSGEESWTVLADPEGNEFCVVRPKETLIG
- a CDS encoding chitosanase, which gives rise to MPTPHARTRTFGLVPRVLLGLVLVAGPVTAVAHAAPGADRAGATAAVVAAPGLDDPAKKEIAMQLVSSAENSSLDWQGQYGYVEDIGDGRGYTAGIIGFCSGTGDMLDLVELYTEREPDNPLASYLPALRAVDGTDSHEGLDPGYPDAWREAAADPAFRTAQNDERDRVYFNPAVSRGKEDGVGTLGQFIYYDAIVMHGDGNSDTSFSGIRERALNQARPPSEGGDETAYLNAFLDARVWAMKQEEAHEDTSRVDTAQRVFLDAGNLNLDPPLDWKVYGEDFHIG
- a CDS encoding nucleobase:cation symporter-2 family protein, with protein sequence MAAEPRLSKDVPAPDEIPGQDPKHPVDRTLPPFKMFTSGLQHVAAMYAGVVAPPMIVGPAVGLNARDTAFLMGASLFTAGIATLLQTIGFWKVGARLPFVNGVSFAGVTPMVAIGRERGAEGITVIFGAIIVASVLGFVLTPYFSKLVRFFPPVVTGTVITLIGVSLLPVAFNWSQGGDPTADGYGSMKNIGMAGLTLLIVLVLRKVLRGFLQQIAILLGLVVGTVAAVPMDMTDFDAIKDAGLVGFPTPFHFGAPQFEIAAIISMCIVMLVCMTESTADMLALGRIVDRPADERVIEGGLRADTLGSAISPLFNGFMCSAFAQNIGLVAMTKVRSRFVVAAGGGILVLLGLCPVLASVIALVPLPVLGGAGIVLFGSVAASGIQTLATAALEKGENALIVAASVGIGLIPIAAPEFYHAFPKDLLVVLDSGISTGCVVAIVLNLAFNHWGGKGSSGTSEAEAASRSEADRSPAPAAPH
- a CDS encoding 8-oxoguanine deaminase; amino-acid sequence: MAASRIVIENCAIATVDANDTEYASGHVVVADNLIESVGAGRAPAGLENVVRRVDGTGHLLTPGLVNTHHHFYQWITRGLATDHNLFDWLVALYPTWARIDEPMARAAAQGSLAMMARGGVTTAMDHHYVYPRGAGDLSGAIIGAASETGVRFTLARGSMDRGQSDGGLPPDFAVESLEGALAATEATVDKYHDASFGAMTQIAVAPCSPFSVSTELMRQGAELARRKGVRLHTHGSETVEEEQFCKELFGMGPTDYFESTGWLGSDVWMAHCVHMNDSDIAAFGRTGTGVAHCPSSNARLAAGIARVPDMLRAGVPVGLGVDGTASNESGELHTELRNALLINRLGAHRESALTARQALRLGTHGGAQVLGRADQIGSVETGKLADLVLWKLDTLAHSSIADPVIALVLGAAAPVTLSLVNGRTVVEDNHLTTVDEDAVARSTRAEALRLARIAAAD
- the pucL gene encoding factor-independent urate hydroxylase, whose amino-acid sequence is MPTILGQNQYGKAENRVVKIVRDGDTHHIKDLNVSVALSGDMEEVHYSGSNANVLPTDTTKNTVYAFAKEHGIESAEQFGIHLARHFVTSQEPIHRARIRIEEYAWERIAAPDADSGPVGAEETKHSFVRKGQETRVSQITFDGGKWEIISGLKDLTVLNSTNSEFWGYVKDEYTTLREAYDRILATDVSARWRYNWTDDTAPMPDWENSYEQARTHLLHAFAQTYSLSLQQTLYQMGSRIIESRGEIDEIRFSLPNNHHFLVDLEPFGVKNETPDGAVYFAADRPYGLIEATVLRDGVEPRIPLDMTNL
- the uraH gene encoding hydroxyisourate hydrolase, with product MSTESTASVSTHILDTSVGRPAASVAVSLSARGGAREQWVVLGRSATDTDGRCRDLPALPEGTTHVRLDFETEAYFHTQNHSHSHSQKQAEAQQDAPAPRDSGAFFPEVAITFAVTPGEHYHVPLLLNPFGYSVYRGS
- the uraD gene encoding 2-oxo-4-hydroxy-4-carboxy-5-ureidoimidazoline decarboxylase: MTTDPPPGLTRFNTSSDSAALTALHEVCASTAWGSALLAHRPYATADALFTASDTATAELTADDLAQAMAAHPPIGRPKPGDPVSAREQRGMAGASGELRAELLELNLAYQDRFGHVFLICATGRTGEQMRDAVRTRIGNSPEQERAVVRAELGKINRIRLTRLVEAAETGE